The Halogranum gelatinilyticum genome includes a window with the following:
- a CDS encoding DUF7344 domain-containing protein, with amino-acid sequence MFTQTQSRLPECEIHTILSNPRRRAAIKELCSSPGTISVRDLSEVIAATETGQTPAPRNVRESVYISLHQTHLPKLHELGVIEYDRELKEVYLLDAAKDLDRYMDVVTAFGITWGGYYRSLGVFGLAVVVAALAGVPGLAAVDPLLWASGFLGAFSLSTAYQLWTDRWNVLRNLRR; translated from the coding sequence ATGTTTACTCAGACACAAAGCCGACTGCCGGAGTGCGAAATTCACACTATCCTCTCGAACCCCCGTCGCCGGGCCGCGATCAAAGAGCTCTGCTCGTCGCCGGGGACCATCAGCGTCCGCGACCTCTCGGAGGTCATCGCCGCCACCGAGACCGGCCAGACGCCCGCGCCGCGGAACGTCCGCGAGTCGGTCTACATCTCGCTGCACCAGACACACCTCCCGAAGCTCCACGAACTCGGCGTCATCGAGTACGACCGCGAACTGAAGGAGGTCTACCTCCTCGACGCGGCGAAGGACCTCGACCGCTACATGGACGTCGTCACCGCCTTCGGTATCACGTGGGGCGGCTACTACCGCAGCCTCGGCGTCTTCGGTCTCGCCGTCGTCGTCGCCGCGCTCGCTGGCGTCCCCGGTCTCGCGGCCGTCGACCCGCTGCTCTGGGCCAGCGGCTTCCTCGGGGCGTTCTCGCTCTCGACGGCCTACCAGCTCTGGACCGACCGCTGGAACGTCCTCCGCAACCTCCGACGGTAA
- a CDS encoding mRNA surveillance protein pelota codes for MRIVSRGRGEEGRERMSLVPENVDDLWHLSYVLEPGDLVSGDTTRRIQRADDQMRDTGGEREHLHVTIEVEDVEFARFANRLRVGGIIASCSREDQLGLHHTLNVEERSEITIEKHFKKDQKDRLEEAEQATENPDVAIATVEEGAAYIHTVQQYGTKEYGSFTRPTGKGEYARPRSELFAELGSALSHLDVDAVILAGPGFTKQDARDYIEENYPDVAEKMTVVDTSGVGDRGVHEVLKRGAVDEVQTQTRISKEAELIDELMENIAQGAKAAYGVEQVAEAAEFGAVETLLVLDERLRDERQGQGDWSVDANEIIESVEQKGGEVTVFSAEFAPGEQLKNLGGIAAVLRYRMQ; via the coding sequence ATGCGAATCGTAAGCCGTGGTCGTGGCGAGGAGGGGCGCGAGCGGATGTCGCTCGTCCCCGAGAACGTCGACGACCTCTGGCATCTCTCCTACGTCCTCGAACCCGGCGACCTCGTCTCCGGCGACACGACCCGCCGTATCCAGCGCGCTGACGACCAGATGCGTGACACCGGCGGCGAACGCGAACATCTCCACGTCACCATCGAAGTCGAAGACGTGGAGTTCGCCCGCTTCGCCAACCGCCTCCGCGTCGGCGGCATCATCGCCAGCTGTTCTCGCGAGGACCAACTCGGTCTCCATCACACGCTCAACGTCGAGGAGCGCAGCGAGATCACCATCGAGAAGCACTTCAAGAAGGACCAGAAGGACCGTCTCGAAGAAGCCGAACAGGCCACCGAAAACCCCGACGTCGCCATCGCCACCGTCGAGGAGGGCGCGGCCTACATCCACACCGTCCAGCAGTACGGGACGAAGGAGTACGGCTCGTTCACCCGCCCGACCGGCAAGGGCGAGTACGCCCGCCCGCGGTCGGAACTCTTTGCGGAACTCGGCAGCGCGCTCTCGCATCTCGACGTCGACGCCGTCATCCTGGCGGGACCGGGGTTCACGAAACAGGACGCCCGCGACTACATCGAGGAAAATTACCCGGACGTCGCCGAGAAGATGACCGTCGTCGACACCTCCGGCGTCGGCGACCGCGGCGTCCACGAGGTCCTGAAACGCGGGGCCGTCGACGAGGTCCAGACGCAGACCCGCATCTCGAAAGAGGCCGAACTCATCGACGAGCTGATGGAGAACATCGCCCAGGGCGCGAAGGCGGCCTACGGCGTCGAGCAGGTCGCCGAGGCGGCCGAGTTCGGAGCCGTCGAGACCCTGCTGGTGCTCGACGAACGCCTCCGCGACGAGCGACAGGGCCAGGGCGACTGGAGCGTCGACGCCAACGAGATCATCGAGTCCGTCGAGCAGAAGGGCGGCGAGGTGACGGTCTTCTCCGCGGAGTTCGCTCCCGGCGAGCAACTGAAGAACCTCGGCGGCATCGCGGCGGTCCTCCGCTACCGGATGCAGTAG
- a CDS encoding DUF4013 domain-containing protein translates to MIGQALSFPRSGDDWIPTLLIGGVLTVLGVLVIPVFLVQGYFLRVLRAAANGETEAPSFTDWGELLVDGLKLFVVNIAYSLILIIPYFALIFAVGLGGNNGPGALAAVLGLVVFVLALVVGFFIPAAFTNFAIEGDFGAAFDFGTIKDGAFTSDYATAWVLALVVGLVGGLVGAALSFVLVGIFVLFYVQVAVYYMFGRGFAKGLGRTGGGSATTSTL, encoded by the coding sequence ATGATAGGCCAAGCACTATCGTTCCCCCGCTCGGGCGATGATTGGATACCGACGCTGCTCATCGGCGGCGTGCTGACCGTCCTCGGCGTCCTCGTCATCCCCGTCTTCCTCGTACAGGGCTACTTCCTCCGCGTCCTCCGCGCCGCGGCGAACGGCGAGACCGAAGCTCCCTCCTTCACCGACTGGGGAGAGCTGCTCGTCGACGGGCTGAAGTTGTTCGTCGTCAACATCGCGTACTCGTTGATCCTCATCATCCCGTACTTCGCGCTCATCTTCGCCGTCGGTCTCGGAGGCAACAACGGACCGGGCGCGCTGGCGGCCGTTCTCGGACTGGTCGTGTTCGTGCTCGCGCTCGTCGTCGGCTTCTTCATCCCGGCGGCGTTCACCAACTTCGCCATCGAGGGCGACTTCGGTGCCGCCTTCGACTTCGGGACGATCAAGGACGGCGCGTTCACGAGTGACTACGCGACGGCGTGGGTGCTCGCGCTCGTCGTCGGTCTCGTCGGCGGCCTCGTCGGAGCGGCGCTCAGCTTCGTCCTCGTCGGCATCTTCGTGCTGTTCTACGTGCAGGTCGCGGTCTACTACATGTTCGGCCGCGGGTTCGCGAAGGGTCTCGGCCGGACTGGTGGCGGTTCGGCGACCACGTCGACGCTCTGA
- a CDS encoding DUF4013 domain-containing protein: protein MLRDALAAPTRTQDAATTVFMGGVLTLVTLAAPVVWLLAVATTPLGLLLTPLFVVPPLVLRGYDVRVVRTGLAGDRATPSFVDWSRLVRDGVQATALGVVYALPLAGLLAVGGGSVLLLGSGVVSPNTAVGVGVALALVVAAVGTVGYGVLYLYLRPAAVAVFASEGRLRDALAVRTVLGVAGSGGYVKGWLLAVATLAVGIAVGLPTTATLVGVVVLFYARVVAGVLYGRGASDALATDDEQSSEESLDDRPPAEVAPAVQTGRTVAAVASEGHIASSVAVAGDGRGEEGASDADAESQRGDAVGDESADSTPSTPFRWVDTDGSGDGRDTE from the coding sequence ATGTTGCGAGACGCGCTGGCCGCGCCGACGAGGACGCAGGACGCGGCGACGACGGTGTTCATGGGCGGCGTACTCACGCTCGTCACGCTGGCCGCGCCGGTCGTCTGGCTGTTGGCGGTGGCAACGACCCCGCTGGGGCTGCTCCTGACGCCGCTTTTCGTCGTTCCGCCGCTCGTGCTTCGGGGCTACGACGTCCGCGTCGTCCGGACGGGTCTCGCTGGCGACCGGGCGACCCCCTCGTTCGTCGACTGGAGCCGTCTCGTCCGCGACGGGGTGCAGGCGACCGCACTCGGCGTCGTCTACGCGCTCCCGCTCGCGGGGTTACTCGCCGTCGGTGGCGGCTCCGTGCTGTTGCTCGGGTCCGGCGTCGTCTCCCCGAACACGGCCGTCGGCGTCGGTGTCGCGCTCGCTCTCGTCGTCGCCGCCGTCGGCACGGTCGGCTACGGCGTCCTCTATCTCTATCTCCGACCCGCCGCAGTGGCCGTGTTCGCGTCCGAAGGCCGACTGCGCGACGCGCTCGCCGTCCGAACCGTCCTCGGCGTCGCGGGCAGCGGCGGCTACGTGAAGGGATGGCTGCTCGCAGTCGCCACGCTCGCGGTCGGCATCGCGGTCGGTCTCCCGACGACGGCCACGCTCGTCGGCGTCGTCGTGCTGTTCTACGCCCGCGTCGTCGCGGGGGTCCTGTACGGGCGTGGCGCGAGTGACGCGCTGGCGACGGACGACGAGCAGTCGAGCGAGGAGTCACTCGACGACCGCCCACCCGCGGAGGTCGCACCCGCCGTCCAGACGGGACGGACGGTCGCAGCCGTGGCCAGCGAGGGCCACATCGCATCGTCGGTCGCCGTCGCTGGCGACGGACGTGGCGAAGAAGGGGCGAGCGACGCGGACGCGGAGAGCCAGCGTGGAGATGCGGTGGGAGACGAGTCAGCGGACTCCACCCCGTCGACCCCGTTCCGCTGGGTCGACACCGACGGGAGTGGGGACGGACGAGACACTGAGTGA
- a CDS encoding DUF4013 domain-containing protein: MITQSIEYLRNSEDWLKTVLIGGVLSLLSALVIPTFLVVGYLLRVLRATMRGDEEPPVFDDWGDLAIDGLKGFVIGFVYFLIPGIVVAVAVFLGVAGAIAGGGSDAAGIFGSLVALVGALVGFVLTIFAAYITPAALSNYAETDRLGAAFSYSDLRPVLFSGKYATAWLYAFAVIVVSGIVSGLLGATGVGAILSAFITFYALVAAYYIVGTAWGDIHHVEMRGDDSPDEQAAV, from the coding sequence ATGATTACCCAATCAATCGAATACCTGCGGAACAGCGAGGACTGGCTCAAGACGGTCCTCATCGGTGGCGTGCTCAGCCTGCTGAGTGCCCTTGTAATTCCGACGTTCCTCGTCGTCGGTTATCTGCTGCGCGTCCTGCGCGCGACGATGAGAGGTGACGAGGAACCCCCGGTCTTCGACGACTGGGGAGACCTCGCAATCGACGGGCTGAAGGGCTTCGTCATCGGCTTCGTCTACTTCCTCATCCCCGGTATCGTCGTCGCCGTCGCCGTCTTCCTCGGCGTCGCTGGCGCGATCGCCGGTGGTGGCTCGGACGCGGCAGGCATCTTCGGCAGCCTCGTCGCCCTCGTCGGCGCGCTGGTGGGCTTCGTCCTCACCATCTTCGCGGCGTACATCACGCCCGCGGCCCTGTCGAACTACGCTGAGACCGACCGCCTCGGGGCGGCGTTCTCGTACAGCGACCTCCGCCCGGTGCTCTTCAGCGGCAAGTACGCCACGGCGTGGCTCTACGCCTTCGCCGTCATCGTCGTCTCGGGTATCGTCTCCGGGCTGCTCGGTGCGACCGGCGTCGGTGCCATCCTGAGCGCGTTCATCACGTTCTACGCCCTCGTCGCGGCGTACTACATCGTCGGCACGGCGTGGGGCGACATCCACCACGTCGAGATGCGCGGCGACGACAGCCCGGACGAACAGGCAGCCGTCTAA
- the rqcH gene encoding ribosome rescue protein RqcH, with protein sequence MEPKQELSSIDLAALVTELGRYEGAKVDKAYLYGDDLLRLKMRDFDRGRVDLFIEVGDTKRAHVVAPEHVPDAPGRPPNFAMMLRNRLNGADFAGVEQYEFDRILVFKFERGDEDTEIVAELFGQGNLAVLDENRDVVASLETVRLKSRTVAPGAQYEFPQSRINPLDVSYDVLEHKMDESDTDVVRTLATQLNLGGLYAEELCTRAGVEKTMDITDAGEEEYKRLFDAIERLKQPLQTGEFDPRVYEEEGRVVDVTPFPLEEYEHLDEVAFDSFNAALDDYFFRLDLSDDAEKGGGAEANRPDFEEEIEKQKRIIQQQEGAIEGFDEQAETEREKAETLYANYELADEVLSTVRGAREEGVPWDDIAETLDEGAERGIPAAEAVKGVDGSTGTVTVEIDGTQMDLEVSMGVEKNADRIYKEAKRVEEKKEGALEAIEDTRERLAAIEKRREEWEADDDDEDEADDDDEEKPDIDWLARSSVPVRKQDKWYDRFRWFETSDGFLVIGGRNADQNEEIVKKYLNKHDLFFHTQAHGGPVTVLKATGPSEPARDVDIPEQSRKEAAQFAVAYSSIWKEGRFADDAYMVSADQVSKTPESGEYVEKGSFVIRGDRTYYDDVAAEVAVGLRCEPDTRVVGGPPSAIEADTETSVRLQPGRYAQNDMAKMIYRQFRERFADTSFVRKVASPDLIGEFLPPGGSDIVDGDGN encoded by the coding sequence ATGGAACCGAAGCAGGAGCTTTCGAGCATCGACCTCGCCGCCCTCGTGACGGAGTTGGGCCGTTACGAAGGCGCGAAGGTCGACAAGGCGTATCTCTACGGTGACGACCTCCTGCGGCTGAAGATGCGGGACTTCGACCGCGGCCGGGTCGACCTCTTCATCGAAGTCGGCGACACAAAGCGCGCCCACGTCGTCGCACCGGAGCACGTCCCCGACGCACCCGGTCGGCCGCCGAACTTCGCGATGATGCTGCGCAACCGCCTCAACGGCGCGGACTTCGCGGGCGTCGAACAGTACGAGTTCGACCGCATCCTCGTCTTCAAGTTCGAACGGGGCGACGAGGACACCGAAATCGTCGCCGAACTGTTCGGACAGGGCAATCTCGCCGTCCTCGACGAGAACCGCGACGTTGTTGCCAGCCTGGAGACCGTCCGCCTGAAATCGCGGACGGTCGCCCCCGGCGCGCAGTACGAGTTCCCCCAGTCGCGCATCAACCCGCTCGACGTCTCCTACGATGTACTGGAGCACAAGATGGACGAGTCGGACACCGACGTCGTGCGGACGCTGGCGACGCAGCTCAACCTCGGCGGGCTCTACGCCGAGGAGCTGTGTACCCGCGCCGGTGTCGAGAAGACGATGGACATCACCGACGCCGGCGAAGAAGAGTACAAGCGGCTGTTCGACGCCATCGAGCGGCTGAAACAGCCCCTCCAGACCGGCGAGTTCGACCCCCGCGTCTACGAGGAAGAGGGTCGCGTCGTCGACGTGACACCCTTCCCGCTGGAGGAGTACGAACATCTCGACGAGGTCGCCTTCGACTCGTTCAACGCCGCGCTGGACGACTACTTCTTCCGGCTCGACCTGAGCGACGACGCCGAGAAGGGCGGCGGCGCGGAGGCCAACCGGCCGGACTTCGAGGAGGAGATCGAGAAACAGAAGCGCATCATCCAGCAACAGGAAGGCGCCATCGAGGGTTTCGACGAACAGGCCGAGACCGAGCGCGAGAAGGCCGAGACGCTCTACGCCAACTACGAACTCGCCGACGAGGTGCTGTCGACGGTCCGCGGTGCCCGCGAGGAGGGCGTCCCGTGGGACGACATCGCCGAGACGCTCGACGAGGGCGCGGAGCGCGGCATCCCCGCCGCCGAGGCCGTCAAAGGCGTCGACGGCTCCACGGGCACGGTCACAGTCGAAATCGACGGGACGCAGATGGACCTCGAGGTCTCGATGGGCGTCGAGAAGAACGCCGACCGCATCTACAAAGAGGCCAAGCGCGTCGAGGAGAAGAAAGAGGGCGCGCTGGAGGCTATCGAGGACACCCGCGAACGGCTGGCGGCTATCGAGAAGCGACGCGAGGAGTGGGAAGCGGACGACGACGACGAGGACGAGGCGGACGACGACGACGAGGAGAAGCCCGACATCGACTGGCTCGCGCGGAGTTCCGTACCGGTCCGTAAACAGGACAAGTGGTACGACCGGTTCCGCTGGTTCGAGACGTCGGACGGCTTTCTCGTCATCGGCGGCCGCAACGCCGACCAGAACGAGGAGATCGTCAAGAAGTATCTCAACAAGCACGACCTCTTCTTCCACACGCAGGCCCACGGCGGCCCGGTGACGGTCCTGAAGGCCACCGGCCCCTCCGAACCCGCCCGCGACGTGGACATTCCCGAGCAGAGTCGGAAGGAAGCCGCGCAGTTCGCCGTCGCGTACTCCTCCATCTGGAAGGAAGGCCGCTTCGCCGACGACGCCTACATGGTCAGTGCCGACCAGGTGTCGAAGACGCCCGAGAGCGGCGAATACGTCGAGAAGGGGTCGTTCGTCATCCGCGGCGACCGGACGTACTACGACGACGTCGCCGCGGAGGTCGCCGTCGGCCTCCGCTGTGAACCGGACACGCGCGTCGTCGGCGGCCCGCCGTCGGCCATCGAGGCGGACACGGAGACGAGCGTCCGGCTCCAGCCCGGCCGCTACGCCCAGAACGACATGGCGAAGATGATCTACCGGCAGTTCCGCGAGCGGTTCGCCGACACCTCGTTCGTGCGGAAGGTCGCAAGCCCCGACCTGATCGGGGAGTTCCTCCCGCCGGGCGGCAGCGACATCGTCGACGGCGACGGCAACTGA
- a CDS encoding SHOCT domain-containing protein → MDEQTPSERLRDNATEIASLLVTGFWLAALLTGQSWWLGALIVGYVVVVPIVSLLFGDSETERDWWDDLWDSNVVVGTTDEMDDEPDEVSETPLETLRRRYAAGELTDEQFERKLERLLETETLEDAEERVARERLREREL, encoded by the coding sequence ATGGACGAACAGACGCCCTCCGAACGCCTCCGTGACAACGCGACCGAGATCGCTTCACTTCTGGTCACGGGGTTCTGGCTCGCCGCCCTCCTCACGGGCCAGAGTTGGTGGCTTGGCGCGCTTATCGTCGGCTACGTCGTCGTCGTGCCTATCGTCTCGCTGTTGTTTGGCGACAGCGAGACCGAGCGCGACTGGTGGGACGATCTGTGGGACAGCAACGTCGTCGTCGGGACCACCGACGAGATGGACGACGAGCCCGACGAGGTGAGCGAGACGCCCCTGGAAACCCTGCGGCGACGCTACGCGGCCGGCGAGTTGACCGACGAGCAGTTCGAGCGGAAGCTGGAGCGGCTCTTGGAGACGGAGACGCTCGAAGACGCCGAGGAGCGGGTGGCCCGCGAGCGACTGCGCGAGCGGGAGTTGTAA
- a CDS encoding mechanosensitive ion channel family protein: protein MVGVNELLSTLRSILTQVTSTEARLGVSLLLLVAAAATTFVVAPRVVERGLRLFKQRVLGNRRVPDAVDEVSWLLSPTPVIRLFQTSIVVLVGLAVLVVWGREDLALFVVTVLSAAVPLAGRFGATVALLAGGVVGTRLLEDRLSDYAAGSDHINQHQQGVVFRVLQVVVLVAIGLATLTVWGQNLDGLLVGAGFLGIVVGMAARQTLGSLIAGFVLMFSRPFEIGDWVEIDGEEGIVSDITIINTRLRNFDGETIVFPNDRVSNATVTNRTRRGQLRLSLDVGVDYDVDLDHAEAVAQETLEAVDEVNDVPAPVVVPTTFGDSAIGLRLRYWIKNPSAPRRMRTNAAVVRAIKRAFDREGIKIPYPQRELVAREESNGFRVNRSEEAVERPESFND from the coding sequence ATGGTCGGTGTCAACGAATTGCTCTCGACGCTCCGGTCGATACTGACCCAGGTCACGTCGACGGAGGCGCGTCTCGGCGTCAGCCTCCTGTTGCTCGTCGCGGCGGCCGCGACGACGTTCGTGGTCGCTCCGCGCGTCGTCGAGCGCGGACTCCGGCTGTTCAAGCAACGCGTCCTCGGGAACCGGCGTGTCCCCGACGCCGTCGACGAGGTCTCGTGGCTGCTCTCGCCGACGCCGGTCATCCGCCTGTTCCAGACGAGCATCGTCGTGCTCGTCGGCCTTGCGGTCCTCGTCGTCTGGGGGCGCGAAGACCTCGCACTCTTTGTCGTCACGGTACTCAGTGCTGCCGTGCCGCTCGCCGGGCGGTTCGGGGCGACGGTCGCACTCCTCGCCGGTGGCGTCGTCGGGACCCGGCTCCTCGAAGACAGGCTGTCGGACTACGCAGCCGGTTCCGACCACATCAACCAACACCAGCAGGGCGTCGTCTTTCGCGTCCTCCAGGTCGTCGTGCTCGTCGCTATCGGGCTGGCGACGCTGACGGTCTGGGGGCAGAACCTCGACGGTCTCCTCGTCGGTGCGGGTTTCCTCGGTATCGTCGTGGGTATGGCCGCCCGCCAGACGCTCGGCTCGCTCATCGCTGGCTTCGTGCTGATGTTCTCGCGCCCCTTCGAAATCGGCGACTGGGTCGAGATCGACGGCGAGGAGGGTATCGTCAGCGACATCACCATCATCAACACTCGGCTGCGGAACTTCGACGGCGAGACCATCGTCTTCCCCAACGACCGCGTCTCGAACGCGACGGTGACGAACCGGACGCGACGCGGCCAGCTCCGGCTCAGCCTCGACGTCGGCGTCGACTACGACGTCGACCTCGACCACGCCGAAGCGGTCGCCCAGGAGACGCTGGAGGCCGTCGATGAGGTGAACGACGTCCCCGCGCCGGTCGTCGTCCCGACGACGTTCGGCGACTCGGCCATCGGTCTCCGACTCCGCTACTGGATCAAGAACCCCTCCGCGCCGCGCCGGATGCGGACGAACGCAGCGGTCGTCCGCGCCATCAAGCGCGCGTTCGACCGCGAGGGCATCAAGATTCCCTACCCACAGCGCGAACTGGTCGCTCGCGAAGAGAGCAACGGCTTCCGCGTCAACCGCTCGGAAGAAGCCGTCGAACGGCCCGAGTCGTTTAACGATTGA
- a CDS encoding tRNA uridine(34) 5-carboxymethylaminomethyl modification radical SAM/GNAT enzyme Elp3, whose translation MSTDTDGQESEAFRQACEELARRIVEGEIDRDDLEKEKLQVCSEYSSPKVPKNAEILEHAPDAHRDDVQEVTRRKPVRTASGVSPVAIMTSPHMCPHGKCLYCPGGPASEFSSSQSYTGHEPAAARGVQNDYDPYGQVTLRLEQLRHIGHPVDKVELILMGGTMTARSHDYQEWFVKRALEALNDYDVDKKPEPAEDQSFKPDPQEVEFKYLEDVIAENETADIRNIGTTFETKPDWCDPEQIDRMLDLGATKVEVGVQTTYERINREMHRGHGNQASVDANRRLRDSAFKVGFHMMPGQPGMTKEMCVEDFRQLFENSDWRPDYLKIYPTLVVRDTVTYDMWRREEYDPLTNEEAADVVAEVMGMIPKYTRLQRVQRDIPADFIDAGVWKSNLRQLASQRAEEKGIEIRDIRAREVGMNEADPDPENIELDVMEYEAGGGKEHFISFEDVEKDLLVGFCRLRFPSYSHAAPGPMQEGDTVRRELKDAALVRELHVYGSEAGIGADGDWQHKGYGKKLLRKAEDLAADAGFEKVSVISGIGVRQYYRDKLGYHQDGPYVSKRL comes from the coding sequence GTGAGTACCGACACCGACGGGCAGGAGTCCGAGGCCTTCCGACAGGCCTGCGAGGAACTCGCCCGCCGCATCGTCGAGGGGGAAATCGACCGCGACGACCTCGAGAAGGAGAAGCTGCAGGTCTGTTCGGAATACTCCTCCCCGAAGGTCCCCAAGAACGCCGAGATTCTGGAACACGCACCCGACGCCCATCGCGACGACGTCCAGGAGGTCACGCGCCGCAAGCCCGTCCGGACCGCCTCGGGTGTCTCGCCGGTCGCCATCATGACGTCGCCGCACATGTGCCCCCACGGGAAGTGTCTCTACTGTCCCGGCGGCCCCGCAAGCGAGTTCTCCTCCTCCCAGTCGTACACAGGTCACGAACCCGCCGCCGCCCGCGGCGTGCAGAACGACTACGACCCATATGGACAGGTGACGCTCCGGCTCGAACAGCTGCGGCACATCGGCCACCCCGTCGACAAGGTCGAACTCATCCTGATGGGCGGGACGATGACCGCCCGGAGCCACGACTACCAGGAGTGGTTCGTCAAGCGCGCGCTGGAAGCCCTCAACGACTACGACGTGGACAAGAAGCCCGAGCCTGCCGAGGACCAGTCGTTCAAGCCCGACCCGCAGGAGGTGGAGTTCAAATATCTCGAAGACGTCATCGCCGAGAACGAGACAGCGGATATCAGGAATATAGGAACGACGTTCGAGACGAAGCCCGACTGGTGTGACCCCGAGCAGATCGACCGGATGCTCGACCTTGGCGCGACGAAGGTCGAGGTCGGCGTCCAGACGACCTACGAGCGCATCAACCGCGAGATGCACCGCGGCCACGGCAATCAGGCCTCCGTCGACGCCAACAGAAGATTGAGAGATTCGGCGTTCAAGGTCGGCTTCCACATGATGCCCGGCCAGCCCGGGATGACGAAGGAGATGTGCGTCGAGGACTTCCGCCAGCTGTTCGAGAACAGCGACTGGCGACCCGACTACCTCAAAATCTATCCGACGCTCGTCGTCCGCGACACGGTCACCTACGACATGTGGCGGCGCGAGGAGTACGACCCCCTCACCAACGAGGAGGCCGCCGACGTCGTCGCCGAGGTGATGGGCATGATTCCGAAGTACACCCGCCTCCAGCGCGTCCAGCGTGACATCCCCGCGGACTTCATCGACGCCGGCGTCTGGAAGTCGAACCTCCGCCAACTCGCCAGCCAGCGCGCCGAGGAGAAGGGTATCGAGATTCGCGACATCCGCGCCCGCGAGGTGGGGATGAACGAGGCAGACCCCGACCCCGAGAACATCGAACTCGACGTGATGGAGTACGAGGCCGGTGGCGGCAAAGAGCACTTCATCTCGTTCGAGGACGTCGAGAAGGACCTCCTCGTCGGCTTCTGTCGCCTGCGGTTCCCCTCCTACTCCCACGCCGCGCCCGGCCCGATGCAGGAGGGTGACACGGTCCGCCGCGAGCTGAAAGACGCCGCGCTCGTCCGCGAACTCCACGTCTACGGCAGCGAGGCGGGCATCGGTGCCGACGGCGACTGGCAGCACAAGGGCTACGGCAAGAAGCTGCTGCGGAAGGCCGAGGACCTCGCCGCCGACGCCGGGTTCGAGAAGGTCTCGGTCATCTCCGGTATCGGCGTCCGACAGTATTACCGCGACAAACTCGGCTACCACCAGGACGGCCCGTACGTGTCGAAGCGGCTGTAG
- a CDS encoding 2'-5' RNA ligase family protein, with protein sequence MTDSFAAHWERRHAADPVLQEFDDVRDRGRERPHDYVFLVDIEDETVLDALGAAADALDDLDGVEGASREYLHATVKMLGFVVSDPTGEDEVSRETAARLAAEASDAVDDIDPFELRLPRLNVFPSVVFCEVHDDGVLGAVHDRLLGLDGMPRYRYDGDDYTPHVSLAHFDTEAGFRRAVEWTEANRKVDAGRVIVDAFKLVDIDLREAYPTFETVERYELG encoded by the coding sequence ATGACAGACTCGTTCGCAGCACACTGGGAGCGACGGCACGCAGCCGACCCAGTGTTGCAGGAGTTCGACGACGTGCGGGACCGCGGTCGAGAGCGACCGCACGACTACGTCTTTCTGGTCGACATCGAGGACGAAACCGTACTGGACGCGTTGGGCGCAGCAGCCGACGCACTCGACGACCTCGACGGCGTCGAAGGCGCATCCCGCGAGTACCTCCACGCGACGGTGAAGATGCTTGGCTTCGTCGTCTCCGACCCGACCGGCGAAGACGAAGTGAGCCGCGAGACTGCAGCCCGACTCGCCGCGGAAGCGAGCGATGCAGTCGACGATATCGACCCGTTCGAGCTACGGCTCCCGCGGCTCAACGTCTTCCCATCGGTCGTCTTCTGTGAGGTCCACGATGATGGCGTGCTCGGAGCGGTTCACGACCGTCTGCTCGGTCTCGACGGAATGCCGCGCTACCGCTACGACGGCGACGACTACACGCCGCACGTCTCGCTGGCACACTTCGACACGGAGGCGGGCTTCAGGCGCGCTGTCGAGTGGACCGAGGCGAACCGCAAGGTCGACGCCGGACGCGTCATTGTCGACGCCTTCAAGCTGGTCGATATCGACCTCCGAGAAGCGTATCCGACGTTCGAGACCGTCGAACGCTACGAGTTGGGCTGA